The Saimiri boliviensis isolate mSaiBol1 chromosome 19, mSaiBol1.pri, whole genome shotgun sequence genome contains the following window.
AACTATCAACACTGCTGCTATGGGtgtgtccctcccctacttccagCGATGTACCTCTCATGATCAGTCCTTGAAACTCAGTGTAGACTCAAAACCTTTCAAAGGGTTTGGCACAAGGAAACTTgggcagaaatgaaaagaaggagAGGGGAAGCGTTTGGGGGCAGTAGGGAAAAAGGCGTTTGCAGAGAGAAGCTGAGGCATCTTCCCGCATGAATCATTTGGCCAGGTAAAAAGCCTTTTGTATCTATGCAGAAAGCAGATAAGCTGTGGCATGAGGGATAGGATTAAACTTCATGGAGTTCTTCCCAGTGatccaaacaaaacaacaacaaaaaacaatgcaGAAAGTTTAGGAATTCCCTTCCCTGAAATAAACTTAGAAAACATTCAGAAGAAAATGGCAAAAGGAACCCATTTCTGCATCCACATTTCATTTCCTTGGCTACCTTCCTACCTCTTCCTCATGTTCGTAAGTTCTTACCTTCGTCAGCTGATGCTTGCCACCACCCAATGATGACTTCTGGGCAGCTATATGAGGAAACCAAGTCTTTAACATCCCTTCTACCTGTAGCAAGGTTCCTAGATAACGTTCCCTGTGAAAATGACAtggttttcaaaaaaacaacaacaacagaattggagaaatctcattttttaagAAGACCCAAGGAAAGAACCAGGGGACTTACCCCATCTGTGGCTTCTGCAGAACACCTACAATACGCTGGATCCTGTCCATTGCCACACTCTGCTGAAAACTGCTTAATCCTGGggacagggacagagagagatTAAGGATTGAGATTCAAGCCTGTAGTCAGgtaaaggaaggacagaaggggGTTTAAATAGATTgatctaaaaaaattaagtcgggccaggcgtggtggttcacacctttaatcccagcactttgggaggccaaggcaggtggatcacctgaggtcaggggttcaaaagaccagcctggccaacgtggcaaaactcagtctctactaaagataaaaattagctgggtgtggtggtgggcgcctgtaatcccagcgacttgggaggatgagggggaagaatcacttgaacccaggaggtgaaagttgtagtgagccaagaagaTCAcagactgcactctagcctgggcaaaaagagcaaaactccgtatcaagaaaaaaaaaaaaaaaattaagtcatagTAGCAAAAAAGGAGTCATACAGGCCCCAGACAAGAACTTAAGAGAAATAGAtgtcaaaagaaggaaagagaaagagaaatgaaccTAGCCCAAATGAATGCAACGAATGAGATTACCTCTCTCAAAACGACCCATCTTCAGCCCATTGAGAAGGTCTGTGAGAGGAGGTATAAATCCTTGGAGTTCTTTACACTGTAAGAAAACAGGACAGATGCTATGAGAAGACTCAGAGCTGCATACACCACCAGTGGCTCTAACTTCACCTCCAAATCTAGGAGTCAATACTGTCCTCATAGAGTCCTTACCCACCGGCTGGGTGCTAAGCCACTCCAGGAGAGTCTCCTTTCACATGCTTTCTCTTACCTTCTGGGCAAACAGCAGGTCTCCCTCCGTGGTACAACCTTGGATGTTTAGACTGGTCTCCAATTCACCATCTCTTGATCTTTTCGCCCCAGATCCTGCCATAGGAGAAGCCGAGCCTCGCTGTTCCGGATGAGATGGTGTATGTTGGTTACTGGAAACCTTGGATCGATGCCTGCAGCGGATAGGACCCGGGCTGGGCCGTGAACCTCCCCTCTGCCCAACAGTGTCTGGCCTGGTTCCACGGGCCCCCTTGTCCTCCCTCTCACTATCAGAGGGGAAGCCAAAGTCACTGTTcactggggaggtgggaaaagacgAAGAGAGAGAGTAGGAGGAATAGGAAGAAACACTAGATGGAGAATCCATAGGTCCAGAAGCAGGGGCTGGAGAGCAGCTCCTGGAGTACCCAAAGATCGGAACCTGCAACTGAAGAGCAAAGCGAGGGAGTTTGAAACCGGAGTTTAGGATTATGAAATGGACTGGGAGATTG
Protein-coding sequences here:
- the CIART gene encoding circadian-associated transcriptional repressor isoform X1, translating into MDSPSSVSSYSSYSLSSSFPTSPVNSDFGFPSDSEREDKGARGTRPDTVGQRGGSRPSPGPIRCRHRSKVSSNQHTPSHPEQRGSASPMAGSGAKRSRDGELETSLNIQGCTTEGDLLFAQKCKELQGFIPPLTDLLNGLKMGRFERGLSSFQQSVAMDRIQRIVGVLQKPQMGERYLGTLLQVEGMLKTWFPHIAAQKSSLGGGKHQLTKRFPAHHNDSAASSPAYPVQKMDQTQQGHLAFKPKQPWHLTEWPAMNLTWIHTTPICNPPLSSPGTVSFSHGPLGAGTGIGVILFLQHGVQPFTHSAPTTPVPPATASPVIPGDPMKLSGEGPRCYSLPVTLPSDWSYTLSPPSVPSLAKKTTTGQREQQRSHPPVAPDVHLLNP